From one Balaenoptera acutorostrata chromosome 6, mBalAcu1.1, whole genome shotgun sequence genomic stretch:
- the EXOSC3 gene encoding exosome complex component RRP40 isoform X1: protein MAEAAAVVAESLAGYRARAARAVLEQVVLPGEELLLPEQEDGEGPGGAGERPLRLNAGARSRGRVVCGPGLRRCGDRLLVTKCGRLRHKEPGSGSGGGVYWVDSQQKRYVPVKGDHVIGIVTAKSGDIFKVDVGGSEPASLSYLAFEGATKRNRPNVQVGDLIYGQFVVANKDMEPEMVCIDSCGRACGMGVIGQDGLLFKVTLGLIRRLLAPDCEILQEVGKLYPLEIVFGMNGRIWVKAKTIQQTLILANILEACEHMTADQRKQIFSRLAES from the exons ATGGCTGAGGCGGCGGCTGTCGTTGCGGAATCCCTGGCGGGCTACAGGGCTCGGGCGGCGCGTGCGGTGCTAGAGCAGGTGGTGCTCCCGGGTGAGGAGCTGCTATTGCCTGAACAGGAGGACGGAGAAGGCCCAGGAGGTGCAGGGGAGCGACCGCTGCGCCTGAACGCCGGGGCGCGCTCCCGGGGGCGCGTGGTGTGCGGCCCGGGCTTGCGGCGCTGCGGCGACCGGCTGCTGGTCACCAAGTGCGGCCGCCTCCGTCACAAGGAGCCCGGCAGTGGCAGCGGCGGTGGCGTTTACTGGGTGGACTCGCAGCAGAAGCGG TATGTCCCAGTGAAAGGAGACCATGTGATTGGCATAGTGACAGCTAAGTCTGGAGATATATTCAAAGTGGATGTTGGAGGGAGTGAGCCAGCTTCTTTGTCTTACTTGGCATTTGAAGGTGCAACTAAAAGAAACAGACCAAATGTGCAG GTTGGAGATCTCATCTATGGCCAGTTTGTGGTTGCCAATAAAGATATGGAACCAGAGATGGTCTGTATTGACAGCTGTGGACGAGCCTGTGGAATGGGTGTGATTGGACAGGATGGTCTGCTTTTTAAAGTGACTTTGGGCTTAATTAGAAG GCTGCTAGCTCCAGACTGTGAAATCCTACAAGAAGTGGGAAAACTCTACCCACTGGAGATAGTATTTGGAATGAATGGAAGAATATGGGTTAAGGCAAAAACCATTCAGCAGACTTTGATTTTGGCAAACATTTTAGAAGCTTGTGAACACATGACAGCAgatcaaagaaaacaaatcttCTCCAGATTGGCAGAAAGTTGA
- the TRMT10B gene encoding tRNA methyltransferase 10 homolog B, with protein MDWKLEGSAQETESHVLQEQEVTLEDTGEDGISESFQLLQIDVECEHREEMTLPTSNAVWRSKNVQRKQRHWEKIVAAKKSKRKQEKERRKANRVENSGIYPQHSKRFLRSLTKERLLEAKHSGPRLCIDLSMTHHMSKKELSRLAGQIRRLYGSNKKADRPFWICLTGFTTDSPLYEECLRMNDGFSSYLLDITEEDCFSLFPLETLVYLTPDSEHALEDVDLNKVYILGGLVDESIQKKVTFQKAQEHSVKTARLPIQEYMVRRQNGKNYHSEILAINQVFDILSTYFETQNWPEALKKGVSSRKGYTLQNSVE; from the exons ATGGACTGGAAGTTAGAAGGGAGCGCTCaggaaacagagtcacacgtgctGCAGGAGCAAGAAGTCACCCTAGAGGACACAGGTGAAGATGGCATCTCTGAAAGCTTCCAGCTTCTACAGATTGACGTGGAATGTGAGCATCGAGAAGAGATGACCCTGCCTACAAGCAATGCAGTGTGGCGCTCG AAAAATGTCCAAAGAAAACAGAGACACTGGGAAAAGATAGTTGCAgcaaagaagagtaaaagaaaacaagagaaagaaagaagaaaagccaaCCGTGTAGAAAATTCAG GCATCTACCCCCAGCACAGCAAACGTTTTCTGAGATCCTTAACCAAGGAAAGACTTTTGGAAGCCAAACACTCAGGACCAAGACTCTGTATCGATTTGAGTATGACCCACCACATGTCTAAGAAG GAATTAAGTAGACTGGCTGGACAGATCCGAAGGTTGTATGGTTCAAATAAAAAAGCTGACAGGCCATTTTGGATCTGCCTCACTGGATTCACCACAGACAGTCCCCTGTATGAAGAGTGTTTGAGGATGAATGATGGATTTTCTAGTTATCTG CTAGACATAACAGAAGAAGACTGCTTTAGTTTATTTCCTCTGGAAACCCTTGTGTACCTGACTCCTGACTCAGAACATG CTCTTGAAGATGTTGATTTAAACAAAGTTTACATCCTTGGTGGACTTGTGGATGAAAGCATTCAGAAG AAGGTGACATTTCAAAAGGCCCAAGAACACTCTGTCAAGACCGCTCGCTTACCAATCCAGGAATACATGGTCAGACGCCAGAATGGGAAAAACTATCATTCAGAGATACTGGCCATCAATCAAG TGTTTGATATCCTGTCCACTTACTTTGAGACTCAAAACTGGCCTGAAGCATTGAAGAAAGGAGTTTCTTCCAGAAAAGGCTATACTCTTCAGAACTCAGTGGAATGA
- the EXOSC3 gene encoding exosome complex component RRP40 isoform X2: MAEAAAVVAESLAGYRARAARAVLEQVVLPGEELLLPEQEDGEGPGGAGERPLRLNAGARSRGRVVCGPGLRRCGDRLLVTKCGRLRHKEPGSGSGGGVYWVDSQQKRVGDLIYGQFVVANKDMEPEMVCIDSCGRACGMGVIGQDGLLFKVTLGLIRRLLAPDCEILQEVGKLYPLEIVFGMNGRIWVKAKTIQQTLILANILEACEHMTADQRKQIFSRLAES, translated from the exons ATGGCTGAGGCGGCGGCTGTCGTTGCGGAATCCCTGGCGGGCTACAGGGCTCGGGCGGCGCGTGCGGTGCTAGAGCAGGTGGTGCTCCCGGGTGAGGAGCTGCTATTGCCTGAACAGGAGGACGGAGAAGGCCCAGGAGGTGCAGGGGAGCGACCGCTGCGCCTGAACGCCGGGGCGCGCTCCCGGGGGCGCGTGGTGTGCGGCCCGGGCTTGCGGCGCTGCGGCGACCGGCTGCTGGTCACCAAGTGCGGCCGCCTCCGTCACAAGGAGCCCGGCAGTGGCAGCGGCGGTGGCGTTTACTGGGTGGACTCGCAGCAGAAGCGG GTTGGAGATCTCATCTATGGCCAGTTTGTGGTTGCCAATAAAGATATGGAACCAGAGATGGTCTGTATTGACAGCTGTGGACGAGCCTGTGGAATGGGTGTGATTGGACAGGATGGTCTGCTTTTTAAAGTGACTTTGGGCTTAATTAGAAG GCTGCTAGCTCCAGACTGTGAAATCCTACAAGAAGTGGGAAAACTCTACCCACTGGAGATAGTATTTGGAATGAATGGAAGAATATGGGTTAAGGCAAAAACCATTCAGCAGACTTTGATTTTGGCAAACATTTTAGAAGCTTGTGAACACATGACAGCAgatcaaagaaaacaaatcttCTCCAGATTGGCAGAAAGTTGA